Proteins encoded by one window of Musa acuminata AAA Group cultivar baxijiao chromosome BXJ2-9, Cavendish_Baxijiao_AAA, whole genome shotgun sequence:
- the LOC135623843 gene encoding universal stress protein PHOS34-like isoform X2, which translates to MDTHMTPPKSDRQGRPPAIEPSSPRFFLSAAAAASPGSHRRIAIAVDLSDESAYAVKWAVQNYLRPGDAVILLHVRSTSILYGADWGAIDLSVSADPDSELSQQKLEEDFDAFTSTKAQDLAQPLVEAQIPFKIHIVKDHDMKERLCLEVERLGLSAVIMGSRGFGASRRSSKSRLGSVSDYCVHHCVCPVVVVRFPDDGTGVGLGPGGSSAPLDNGAALPLEKDVELHPVPEEEQEYHDATDEHKE; encoded by the exons ATGGACACTCACATGACGCCTCCCAAGTCCGATCGCCAGGGTCGGCCACCGGCAATCGAACCCTCGTCCCCTCGCTTCTTCCtctcggccgccgccgccgccagccCCGGATCCCACCGCCGGATCGCCATCGCCGTCGACCTCAGCGACGAGAGCGCCTACGCCGTCAAGTGGGCCGTCCAGAACTACCTCCGCCCTGGGGACGCCGTCATTCTTCTCCACGTCCGCTCCACTAGCATCCTTTACGGCGCCGACTGGGGCGCCATCGACCTCTCCGTCTCCGCCGATCCGGACTCGGAGTTGTCGCAGCAGAAGCTGGAGGAGGACTTCGACGCCTTCACATCCACCAAGGCGCAGGACCTGGCCCAGCCCCTCGTCGAGGCCCAGATCCCCTTCAAGATCCACATCGTGAAGGACCACGACATGAAGGAGCGCCTCTGCCTGGAGGTCGAGAGGCTTGGCCTCAGCGCGGTCATCATGGGAAGTCGGGGCTTCGGCGCCTCCAGGAGGAGCAGCAAGAGCCGTCTCGGGAGTGTCAGCGATTACTGTGTGCATCACTGTGTTTGTCCAGTCGTGGTGGTCCGCTTCCCTGATGATGGAACCGGCGTTGGATTGGGGCCCGGGGGATCATCAGCGCCTCTCGACAATGGTGCCGCGCTTCCTTTGGAGAAGGATGTGGAGCTCCATCCCGTGCCTGAAGAGGAGCAAGAATACCATGATGCCACCGATGAACATAAAG aGTAA
- the LOC103999548 gene encoding calmodulin-like, translating to MQLPRKRHAWLATLACLLYLPLVNQAPSKSLHLPSSVPHLAGVHGNFLPCNLFFSAFVCVGVYIRMAASAAVTVSEKGMAAARDSMGFQDFLPRMAERLGAEGLMEELCKGFKLLMDPERGVITSESLRRNVAALGLVGLGDDELMGMVREGDLNGDGVLDQMEFCVLMVRLSPELIEGSLPDVFNPPAL from the coding sequence ATGCAGCTTCCACGAAAGCGACACGCATGGCTGGCCACACTTGCTTGCCTCCTTTACCTTCCCCTCGTGAACCAGGCGCCAAGCAAAAGCTTACACCTTCCTTCCTCTGTACCTCACTTAGCCGGCGTCCATGGCAACTTCCTCCCCTGTAACCTTTTCTTCTCGGCTTTCGTATGCGTGGGAGTATATATAAGGATGGCCGCCTCCGCTGCTGTCACTGTATCGGAAAAGGGCATGGCGGCGGCAAGGGATTCGATGGGATTCCAGGACTTCCTGCCGAGGATGGCGGAGCGGCTGGGGGCGGAGGGGCTGATGGAGGAGCTGTGCAAGGGGTTCAAGCTGCTGATGGATCCGGAGAGGGGGGTGATCACGTCGGAGAGCCTGAGGCGGAACGTGGCGGCGTTGGGGCTGGTGGGGCTGGGAGACGACGAGCTGATGGGAATGGTGAGGGAGGGGGACCTCAACGGGGACGGCGTGTTGGACCAGATGGAGTTCTGCGTGCTCATGGTAAGATTGAGTCCGGAGCTCATCGAAGGCTCTCTCCCTGACGTCTTCAATCCCCCTGCTCTGTAG
- the LOC135623843 gene encoding universal stress protein PHOS34-like isoform X1, translated as MDTHMTPPKSDRQGRPPAIEPSSPRFFLSAAAAASPGSHRRIAIAVDLSDESAYAVKWAVQNYLRPGDAVILLHVRSTSILYGADWGAIDLSVSADPDSELSQQKLEEDFDAFTSTKAQDLAQPLVEAQIPFKIHIVKDHDMKERLCLEVERLGLSAVIMGSRGFGASRRSSKSRLGSVSDYCVHHCVCPVVVVRFPDDGTGVGLGPGGSSAPLDNGAALPLEKDVELHPVPEEEQEYHDATDEHKDA; from the exons ATGGACACTCACATGACGCCTCCCAAGTCCGATCGCCAGGGTCGGCCACCGGCAATCGAACCCTCGTCCCCTCGCTTCTTCCtctcggccgccgccgccgccagccCCGGATCCCACCGCCGGATCGCCATCGCCGTCGACCTCAGCGACGAGAGCGCCTACGCCGTCAAGTGGGCCGTCCAGAACTACCTCCGCCCTGGGGACGCCGTCATTCTTCTCCACGTCCGCTCCACTAGCATCCTTTACGGCGCCGACTGGGGCGCCATCGACCTCTCCGTCTCCGCCGATCCGGACTCGGAGTTGTCGCAGCAGAAGCTGGAGGAGGACTTCGACGCCTTCACATCCACCAAGGCGCAGGACCTGGCCCAGCCCCTCGTCGAGGCCCAGATCCCCTTCAAGATCCACATCGTGAAGGACCACGACATGAAGGAGCGCCTCTGCCTGGAGGTCGAGAGGCTTGGCCTCAGCGCGGTCATCATGGGAAGTCGGGGCTTCGGCGCCTCCAGGAGGAGCAGCAAGAGCCGTCTCGGGAGTGTCAGCGATTACTGTGTGCATCACTGTGTTTGTCCAGTCGTGGTGGTCCGCTTCCCTGATGATGGAACCGGCGTTGGATTGGGGCCCGGGGGATCATCAGCGCCTCTCGACAATGGTGCCGCGCTTCCTTTGGAGAAGGATGTGGAGCTCCATCCCGTGCCTGAAGAGGAGCAAGAATACCATGATGCCACCGATGAACATAAAG ATGCATGA
- the LOC103999550 gene encoding xyloglucan endotransglucosylase protein 6 has product MEVRGVWRMVMVLCVAASAVGVSCSKFDELVQPSWATDHIIYEGELLKLKLDNSSGAGFASKSKYLYGKVTAELKLVEGDSAGTVTAFYMSSDGASHNEFDFEFLGNRTGEPYLVQTNLYINGVGNREQRMDLWFDPTADFHAYSVLWNPRQVVFLVDDTPVRVFSNQEHRGIVFPRDQPMGVYSSIWNADDWATEGGRVKTDWSHAPFVATFRGLRIDGCEWAPTAAGPAELQRCSASAWGKEGRYWWKEKEMEALSVHQSHQLIWARANHLVYDYCSDPGRFATQPPECGKK; this is encoded by the exons ATGGAGGTTAGAGGTGTGTGGCGGATGGTAATGGTGCTATGCGTCGCGGCCTCCGCTGTGGGAGTGTCCTGTTCGAAGTTTGACGAGCTCGTGCAGCCGAGCTGGGCGACGGACCATATCATTTACGAAGGGGAGCTTCTTAAGCTCAAGCTCGACAACTCCTCCG GAGCTGGATTCGCCTCCAAGAGCAAGTATCTCTACGGCAAGGTCACCGCCGAGCTGAAGCTGGTGGAAGGCGACTCTGCAGGGACTGTCACTGCCTTCTAC ATGTCGTCGGATGGGGCGAGTCACAACGAGTTCGACTTCGAGTTCCTGGGGAACAGGACGGGAGAGCCGTACCTGGTGCAGACCAACCTGTACATCAACGGGGTGGGCAACCGGGAGCAGCGCATGGACCTGTGGTTCGACCCCACAGCCGATTTCCACGCCTACTCCGTCCTGTGGAACCCGCGGCAGGTGGTCTTCCTCGTCGACGATACTCCCGTCCGGGTGTTCTCCAACCAGGAGCACCGCGGCATCGTCTTCCCCCGCGATCAGCCCATGGGGGTCTACAGCTCTATCTGGAACGCCGACGACTGGGCCACCGAGGGCGGCCGCGTCAAGACCGACTGGTCCCACGCCCCCTTCGTGGCCACCTTCCGCGGCCTCCGCATCGACGGCTGCGAGTGGGCCCCCACGGCGGCGGGTCCGGCGGAGCTGCAGCGCTGCAGCGCCAGCGCGTGGGGGAAGGAGGGGCGCTACTGGTGGAAGGAGAAGGAGATGGAAGCGCTGAGCGTGCACCAGAGCCACCAGCTCATCTGGGCACGGGCCAATCACCTGGTCTACGACTACTGCAGCGACCCGGGCCGGTTCGCGACCCAACCGCCCGAGTGCGGAAAGAAATAA
- the LOC135623842 gene encoding cyclin-D6-1-like: MGYSLENPLDYSGDDGKLLVALFAAEIDHDAAISDELTVSVRRDAVAQIRKAVEPPCSVGPATAYLAVTYLDRFLTKRVTQVKQPWFAVFLSLACLSLASKMLDHGFSVAEFQATQPFQFMPQTIERLQYLVLESLGWRMRSITPFAFLDYFLSSFPSTDPRQVQDLKDRASKTLFQVQTEEMLLGFKPSVIAASALHFAAFDLFPAHFPDFEAAVSSSFGLDPEKIRVCQEIMRKVNTNRCDLAAAKKVGSGS, translated from the exons ATGGGGTACAGCCTTGAGAACCCGCTTGATTACTCCGGAGACGATGGGAAGCTGCTCGTTGCCCTTTTCGCCGCAGAGATCGACCACGATGCCGCTATCTCCGACGAGCTCACCGTCTCCGTCCGCCGCGACGCCGTCGCCCAGATTCGCAAG GCCGTGGAGCCGCCGTGCAGCGTGGGTCCGGCCACCGCGTATCTCGCCGTCACCTACCTCGACCGGTTCCTCACGAAGCGAGTGACCCAG GTGAAGCAGCCATGGTTCGCGGTCTTCCTCTCCCTCGCCTGCCTCTCCCTCGCCTCCAAGATGCTCGACCACGGGTTCTCCGTCGCCGAGTTCCAA GCGACGCAGCCGTTCCAATTCATGCCGCAGACGATCGAGCGGTTGCAGTACCTGGTTCTTGAGTCTCTGGGATGGCGGATGCGATCGATCACCCCCTTCGCTTTCCTTGATTACTTCCTCTCCTCCTTCCCATCGACAGATCCGCGTCAGGTCCAAGATCTCAAGGATCGAGCCTCCAAGACTCTGTTCCAAGTCCAAACCG AGGAAATGCTTTTAGGGTTCAAGCCGTCGGTGATCGCGGCGTCCGCGCTGCACTTCGCTGCCTTCGACCTGTTCCCCGCCCATTTCCCCGACTTCGAGGCCGCCGTTAGCTCATCCTTTGGTCTCGATCCA GAGAAAATAAGAGTGTGCCAAGAAATAATGAGGAAAGTGAACACGAATCGCTGTGATTTAGCGGCGGCGAAGAAGGTTGGGTCGGGTTCCTAG
- the LOC103999549 gene encoding U-box domain-containing protein 8: MEVEELPEDFRCPISLEVMTDPVILSSGHTFDRASIQRWLDSGNRTCPLTKLPLPPSPSLIPNHALRSLISNFLAHRPVVAAAAVATAASHGADDAVILARLSFPSDRPSLAAVLRLAQRGGLAAHSLVADTGAASVLLRHAAAPDRPDLQNLALRALLHLSLEGDDARVGLVAEGAIDPVVAALRSGPGCTAAALAATLLTSLAVVEVNKATIGAHPAAIPRLVALLQDGDVRERREAATALYELCKFAENRRRAVRAGAVQPLVRFARDGSERAVRVLGLLSKCLEGKEAMRKAVGLVGVMAEVVRAGSPRATEHALMALNLVCSDSKDKALQAIEAGVLDLCSVLSGDVNQKTRKNAMELGLLLEKSRFGGLS; the protein is encoded by the coding sequence ATGGAGGTGGAAGAGTTGCCGGAGGACTTCCGTTGCCCCATCTCGCTGGAGGTGATGACCGACCCGGTGATCCTCTCCTCCGGTCACACCTTCGACCGCGCCTCCATCCAGCGCTGGCTCGACTCCGGTAACCGCACCTGCCCTCTCACCAAActtcccctccctccctccccttcCCTCATCCCCAATCACGCCCTCCGCAGCCTCATCTCCAACTTCCTCGCCCACCGCcccgtcgtcgccgccgccgccgttgcGACCGCCGCATCCCACGGCGCCGACGACGCCGTCATCCTCGCCCGCCTCTCATTCCCCTCCGACCGGCCCTCCCTCGCCGCCGTCCTTCGCCTCGCCCAGCGCGGGGGACTTGCCGCCCACAGCCTCGTTGCCGACACCGGCGCCGCCTCCGTCCTCCTCCGCCACGCCGCCGCCCCCGACCGCCCCGACCTCCAGAACCTCGCTCTCCGCGCCCTCCTCCACCTCTCCCTCGAGGGCGACGACGCCCGCGTCGGCCTCGTCGCCGAGGGCGCCATCGACCCCGTCGTCGCCGCTCTTCGCAGCGGCCCCGGCTGTACCGCTGCCGCCCTAGCCGCCACACTGCTAACCAGCCTCGCGGTCGTGGAGGTCAACAAGGCCACCATCGGCGCGCACCCCGCCGCGATCCCCCGCCTCGTGGCGCTTCTCCAGGACGGCGACGTTCGGGAGCGACGGGAGGCGGCCACGGCGCTCTACGAGCTTTGCAAGTTCGCAGAGAACCGGCGGCGGGCGGTCCGTGCCGGCGCCGTGCAGCCGCTCGTCCGCTTCGCGCGCGATGGCTCCGAGAGGGCCGTGCGCGTCCTGGGCCTTCTCTCCAAATGCCTCGAAGGGAAGGAAGCGATGAGGAAGGCGGTCGGACTCGTGGGCGTCATGGCCGAGGTCGTAAGAGCAGGGAGCCCCAGGGCGACCGAACACGCCCTCATGGCGCTGAATCTGGTGTGCTCTGACAGCAAAGACAAGGCCTTGCAGGCCATCGAAGCAGGGGTTTTGGACCTCTGCTCGGTCTTGTCCGGCGACGTGAACCAGAAGACGAGGAAGAACGCGATGGAGTTGGGTCTGCTACTGGAGAAGAGTAGATTCGGTGGGCTTTCATGA